A region from the Rhodanobacteraceae bacterium genome encodes:
- a CDS encoding type II toxin-antitoxin system YafQ family toxin: MTSKKPASSKRAAPPRACDYTRTFLKDWERLSRSGRYDLNRLKEAMLLLIANDAPLGPEWLDHPLKGDWADHRECHIGGDFLLIYRLEGNALIFVRAGTHSELFEE; the protein is encoded by the coding sequence ATGACCTCGAAAAAACCCGCCAGCAGTAAGCGGGCCGCACCGCCCAGGGCGTGCGACTACACCAGGACCTTCCTCAAGGATTGGGAGCGCCTCTCCCGATCAGGCCGATACGACCTGAATCGGTTGAAGGAGGCGATGCTGCTGCTCATCGCCAACGATGCGCCGCTGGGCCCGGAATGGCTGGACCATCCGCTCAAGGGCGACTGGGCCGACCACCGCGAGTGCCACATCGGTGGTGACTTCTTGCTGATCTACCGACTGGAGGGCAACGCCCTCATCTTCGTGCGCGCGGGCACTCACTCGGAATTGTTCGAAGAGTGA